A stretch of Perognathus longimembris pacificus isolate PPM17 chromosome 1, ASM2315922v1, whole genome shotgun sequence DNA encodes these proteins:
- the Cbx7 gene encoding LOW QUALITY PROTEIN: chromobox protein homolog 7 (The sequence of the model RefSeq protein was modified relative to this genomic sequence to represent the inferred CDS: inserted 1 base in 1 codon): MELSAIGEQVFAVESIRKKRVRKGKVEYLVKWKGWPPKYSTWEPEEHILDPRLVMAYEEKEERDRASGYRKRGPKPKRLLLQRLCSMDLRSSHKAKGKGKLCFSLTCPLGSGSPEGVVKAGTPELVDKGPWGPALPFPPRGPPXESHSHGQELSPQDSAAPDALQAAGQWEPAEQPPEEEADADLADGPPPWTPALPSSEVTVTDITANSVTVTFREAHAAEGFFRDRGRKL, from the exons ATGGAGCTGTCAGCCATCGGTGAGCAGGTGTTCGCGGTGGAGAGCATCCGGAAGAAGCGCGTGCGGAAG GGCAAGGTGGAGTATCTGGTGAAGTGGAAAGGATGGCCCCCCAA gTACAGCACATGGGAGCCGGAGGAACACATCCTGGACCCTCGCCTCGTCATGGCCTACGAGGAGAA GGAGGAGAGAGACCGAGCGTCGGGGTATAGGAAGAGAGGCCCTAAGCCCAAGCGGCTTCTGCTGCAG CGGCTCTGCAGCATGGACCTGCGGAGCTCTCACAAGGCCAAGGGCAAGGGGAAGCTCTGCTTCTCCCTCACGTGCCCGCTCGGCAGCGGGAGCCCCGAGGGGGTGGTCAAGGCGGGGACACCCGAGCTGGTGGACAAGGGCCCCTGggggcctgccctgcccttcccgccCCGCGGGCCCC CGGAAAGTCACAGCCATGGACAGGAACTCTCCCCGCAGGACTCTGCAGCCCCAGACGCCCTGCAGGCGGCCGGCCAGTGGGAGCCTGCAGAGCAGCCCCCCGAGGAGGAGG CAGATGCAGACCTGGCCGACGGGCCCCCACCCTGGACACCCGCGCTCCCCTCCAGCGAAGTGACCGTGACGGACATCACCGCCAACTCTGTCACCGTCACCTTCCGCGAGGCTCACGCAGCGGAGGGCTTCTTCCGAGACCGCGGCCGGAAGCTGTGA